A single Acidimicrobiia bacterium DNA region contains:
- a CDS encoding 2,3,4,5-tetrahydropyridine-2,6-dicarboxylate N-succinyltransferase produces MIEAASADLDRLDEARSAVEETIAALDRGELRVAEKVDGEWVVHEWVKRAILLYFRIAGLRTWEVGPFEFHDKIPLKRGLAAAGVRVVPPGAVRYGAFCEPGVVVMPGYVNIGARVGAGTLVDTWATVGSCAQIGRDVHLSGGVGIGGVLEPASARPVIVEDGAFIGSRSILVEGVVVEEGAVLGANTTITSSTPIIDVTGSKPVEHRGRVPARSVVVPGTRPKEFPAGTYDLQCALIIGQRSESTDRKTSLEDALRVFGVQA; encoded by the coding sequence CTGATCGAGGCCGCCTCGGCCGATCTCGACCGCCTCGACGAGGCGCGTTCCGCGGTGGAGGAAACGATCGCCGCACTCGACCGGGGTGAACTGCGAGTGGCAGAGAAGGTCGACGGCGAGTGGGTGGTACACGAGTGGGTGAAGCGGGCGATCCTCCTCTACTTCCGCATCGCCGGGCTGCGTACCTGGGAGGTTGGACCGTTCGAGTTCCACGACAAGATCCCGCTGAAGCGCGGGCTGGCGGCCGCCGGGGTGCGGGTGGTGCCTCCGGGAGCGGTCCGTTACGGGGCTTTCTGTGAGCCGGGGGTCGTCGTGATGCCGGGGTACGTCAACATCGGCGCTCGGGTCGGGGCGGGCACCCTGGTCGACACCTGGGCGACGGTGGGCTCCTGTGCCCAGATCGGTCGCGATGTCCACCTCTCGGGCGGCGTCGGCATCGGTGGCGTGCTCGAGCCGGCCTCTGCCCGTCCGGTCATCGTCGAGGACGGCGCCTTCATCGGCAGCCGATCGATCCTGGTCGAGGGGGTGGTCGTCGAGGAAGGGGCAGTGCTGGGCGCCAACACCACGATCACCTCGTCGACGCCCATCATCGATGTGACCGGCTCGAAACCCGTCGAGCACCGGGGGAGGGTTCCCGCTCGATCGGTGGTCGTGCCCGGCACCCGCCCCAAGGAGTTCCCGGCCGGCACCTATGACCTGCAGTGCGCCTTGATCATCGGGCAGCGATCCGAGTCGACCGACCGCAAGACCTCCCTCGAGGACGCCCTGCGAGTATTCGGGGTGCAGGCGTGA
- a CDS encoding pyridoxal phosphate-dependent aminotransferase produces MRTNPVLAELGAYPIAEIQETARRMRDAGERLIDFSLGDPREPTPEFIRDAAAAAIPEVSQYPTVSGLRSLRESIAGWVGRRFGIEVDPDTQVVPTSGAKEAIFTTPFAFVDRAAGDAGVFCTPGYPIHERGLRFAGAEAIAVRLAGDFVLRAADVPAAAWGRIRMVWSCSPHNPTGAVTSRADLEELLEACRDHDALLCNDEAYADLWEDEPPTSALEVAGPGSRGVLAFFSTSKRSGMTGYRSGAIVGDPAAIAAIKSLRSSVGVGSPEFIQAAAAAAWSDDAHAEDRRQIFNNKRAILRRRFEEDGIAVVASTAGLYLWVAVDDDIDATKRLLAEGVVVSPGSAFGPGGEGHLRLALVPTVGECAEAAEVVASCLRPAN; encoded by the coding sequence ATGCGAACCAACCCGGTGCTCGCCGAATTGGGCGCGTATCCAATCGCCGAGATCCAGGAGACGGCGCGGCGGATGCGAGATGCCGGCGAGCGGCTCATCGACTTCTCGCTCGGCGATCCCCGCGAGCCGACCCCCGAGTTCATCCGGGATGCCGCCGCCGCCGCTATTCCCGAGGTGTCCCAGTACCCGACCGTTTCCGGCTTGCGTTCGCTGCGCGAATCGATCGCCGGTTGGGTGGGGAGACGCTTTGGGATCGAAGTCGATCCGGATACCCAGGTTGTGCCGACCTCGGGGGCGAAGGAGGCGATCTTCACCACACCGTTCGCCTTCGTCGATCGCGCCGCCGGCGACGCCGGGGTGTTCTGTACGCCGGGGTACCCGATTCACGAGCGCGGGCTGCGGTTCGCCGGCGCCGAGGCGATCGCGGTGCGGCTGGCGGGTGACTTCGTGCTCCGCGCCGCCGACGTGCCTGCAGCCGCCTGGGGCCGCATTCGGATGGTGTGGTCATGCAGTCCCCACAACCCCACCGGCGCGGTCACCTCGCGCGCCGACCTGGAGGAACTGCTGGAAGCGTGCCGCGACCACGATGCACTCCTGTGCAATGACGAGGCGTACGCCGACCTCTGGGAAGACGAGCCGCCGACTTCTGCTCTCGAGGTCGCGGGACCCGGAAGCCGTGGGGTACTGGCCTTCTTCTCGACGAGCAAGCGGTCCGGTATGACGGGGTACCGGAGCGGAGCGATCGTGGGCGATCCCGCGGCGATCGCGGCGATCAAATCGCTGCGGTCGTCGGTGGGGGTGGGCTCTCCGGAGTTCATCCAGGCCGCCGCCGCGGCCGCGTGGTCGGACGATGCCCATGCCGAGGACCGTCGCCAGATCTTCAACAACAAGCGGGCGATCCTGCGGCGGCGCTTCGAGGAGGACGGCATCGCGGTGGTCGCCTCCACCGCCGGGCTCTACCTCTGGGTCGCCGTCGACGACGACATCGATGCGACCAAGCGACTGCTGGCCGAAGGGGTGGTGGTGTCCCCGGGATCGGCGTTCGGGCCTGGCGGCGAGGGGCATCTGCGCCTGGCTCTGGTGCCGACCGTGGGGGAATGTGCCGAAGCGGCGGAGGTGGTGGCGTCGTGCCTGCGCCCCGCGAACTGA
- a CDS encoding NAD-dependent epimerase/dehydratase family protein, whose amino-acid sequence MHYLVTDASGFLGAYIAGYLLAGGHQVTALVRTREEGVEMVAAGVRPFLGSVVDKEVLRPAVRSVDGVFHVAGHRVAIGDRRLAEAVHVQGTRNVLELVKELRVPRVVHTSTLSVFSNTHGELPDESYRFTGKHLTRYDALRWRAHYEVAAPMMASGLPGVIVMPGATYGAGDASGMAGLLARYLRGRVRLVSDTTAYCWAHVEDVAQAHVLAMEFGRIGETYIVGGQPHSVRAVLSAAGELAGKAHPPLPLPRWAVHPPAVVLGGLAAVLRSLRSTVERLRVAAGVTYLGTDAKARAELGFDPRTLEEGLPETVEWILRDSFETV is encoded by the coding sequence ATGCACTACCTGGTAACGGATGCCTCCGGATTCCTCGGCGCGTACATCGCTGGATATCTCCTCGCCGGTGGTCATCAAGTGACGGCGCTGGTGCGCACCCGGGAGGAGGGCGTCGAGATGGTGGCGGCCGGGGTACGGCCTTTCCTCGGGTCGGTGGTCGACAAGGAAGTCTTGCGGCCGGCGGTTCGTAGCGTCGACGGCGTCTTCCACGTGGCCGGGCACCGGGTCGCCATCGGCGATCGTCGCCTGGCCGAGGCCGTCCATGTCCAGGGCACCCGCAACGTGCTCGAACTGGTCAAGGAGCTGAGAGTGCCCCGGGTGGTTCATACCAGCACGCTGTCGGTGTTCTCGAATACCCACGGCGAGCTGCCCGACGAGTCATACCGGTTCACCGGCAAGCATCTCACCCGGTACGACGCGCTTCGGTGGCGGGCTCACTATGAAGTGGCCGCCCCGATGATGGCCTCCGGCCTTCCGGGGGTCATCGTCATGCCAGGGGCTACTTATGGGGCGGGCGACGCCAGCGGGATGGCCGGTCTCCTCGCCAGGTACCTGCGAGGCCGGGTTCGACTCGTGTCAGACACCACGGCCTACTGCTGGGCACATGTCGAAGACGTTGCCCAGGCCCACGTCCTCGCCATGGAGTTCGGCCGCATCGGTGAGACGTACATCGTTGGGGGACAGCCCCACAGCGTGCGCGCGGTACTCTCGGCGGCGGGAGAGTTGGCGGGAAAGGCCCATCCGCCGCTGCCGTTGCCCCGGTGGGCGGTCCACCCACCGGCGGTCGTGCTGGGTGGTCTGGCGGCGGTGCTGCGATCATTGCGCTCCACCGTGGAGCGGCTGCGGGTGGCCGCTGGGGTCACCTACCTCGGCACCGACGCCAAGGCCCGCGCCGAGCTCGGATTCGATCCCCGCACCCTCGAAGAGGGCCTCCCCGAGACCGTCGAGTGGATCCTGCGCGATTCGTTCGAGACGGTGTGA
- the pepN gene encoding aminopeptidase N, whose product MTEQRDRLTLDEAVTRSERVSDVAYVLDLDLEAGAKTFRGDVTISFKHRGGDTFLEWLGGTIQRFEINGAAVEPNWDGFRIDLPAAALKETNEVRVAYERAYDHTGEGFHQFVDPEDGSEYLYTQFEPYSAHRLMPCFDQPDLKATYSLTVDAPGAWAVVTAGGEVSREDTADGRSRRVFDTTVPFSTYLLSVVAGAYASVHDEHNGIPLGLYARESLMPHLDSGPLFELTKRSIDYFGELFSEPYPFGKYDQVFVPEFNWGGMENVANVTYTDTVIFRDPPTEDQLLRRAEYFTHELAHMWFGDLVTMKWWNDLWLNESFASYAGYLALSAMGDWPGIWQDFNFRMKLWAYREDQQPTTHPIADEVPSTDEVFLNFDGISYGKGASVLKQLVHAIGEDAFRDGLRTYFRRHRFGNANLADFLAALQEGSGTDLVSWSARWLRTASLNTLAASYKTAEGKVTDLELRQTALEDHPVLRSHHVEVALIDPSGKLSVVPGVIDDLSAPVAGAEGLPAPAFVFPNHGDHGYAKVALDEASIAYAHENLGGLGDPLLRQLVWEALWEMVRDRTLKSTTYLDLVARHLLSEQSLPIIHMVTATVGATVTRYIPEDRIDAEATRFVDGALAAISKAPPGDHRVLWARALIGLALSPADAKKAAALVDDPPSGLTVDQDMRWSVAIRWAALGIDGADERLATERERDKSDRGDRAMTTAAVARPDPMAKKEAWERLHADGYPSLRVAIAAAGGFWQRSQADLLEPFLAPFFEGLTGVFEEREAEAAKAYFQSLFPRHVVEETIRARVTGVFDGGEIRPMLRRLLIEADDDVRRAIECRELASA is encoded by the coding sequence ATGACCGAACAGCGGGATCGTCTGACTCTCGACGAGGCGGTGACGCGATCCGAGCGGGTCTCGGATGTCGCCTACGTGCTCGACCTCGACCTCGAGGCGGGCGCCAAGACCTTCCGGGGGGATGTCACGATTTCGTTCAAGCACCGGGGTGGTGACACCTTCCTCGAGTGGCTGGGGGGAACGATCCAGCGGTTCGAGATCAACGGCGCCGCGGTCGAGCCCAACTGGGACGGCTTTCGCATCGACCTGCCCGCTGCGGCCCTCAAGGAGACGAACGAGGTTCGGGTGGCCTATGAGCGGGCGTACGACCACACCGGCGAAGGCTTCCACCAGTTCGTCGACCCGGAGGATGGGTCGGAGTACCTCTACACCCAGTTCGAGCCCTATTCGGCCCATCGCCTCATGCCGTGTTTCGACCAGCCCGACCTCAAGGCGACCTACTCGTTGACCGTCGACGCGCCGGGCGCATGGGCGGTGGTCACCGCCGGCGGGGAGGTCTCGCGTGAGGACACCGCCGACGGGCGGTCGCGCCGGGTGTTCGACACCACCGTGCCGTTCTCCACCTACCTGCTCTCGGTGGTCGCCGGGGCTTACGCCTCGGTCCACGACGAGCACAACGGCATCCCCCTCGGCCTCTATGCCCGCGAGTCGCTGATGCCGCATCTCGACTCGGGTCCGCTGTTCGAGCTGACCAAGCGGAGCATCGATTACTTCGGGGAGCTCTTCTCGGAGCCGTATCCATTCGGGAAGTACGACCAGGTGTTCGTGCCGGAGTTCAACTGGGGCGGGATGGAGAACGTCGCCAACGTCACCTACACCGACACGGTCATCTTCCGTGATCCCCCGACCGAGGATCAACTGTTGCGTCGGGCCGAGTACTTCACTCACGAGCTCGCCCACATGTGGTTCGGCGACCTGGTGACGATGAAGTGGTGGAACGACCTGTGGTTGAACGAGTCGTTCGCCTCGTATGCCGGATATCTTGCCCTGTCCGCCATGGGCGATTGGCCGGGGATCTGGCAGGACTTCAACTTCCGGATGAAGCTCTGGGCGTACCGGGAGGATCAGCAGCCCACCACCCATCCGATCGCCGACGAGGTTCCCTCGACCGACGAGGTGTTCCTGAACTTCGACGGCATCTCCTACGGCAAGGGTGCTTCGGTGCTCAAGCAGTTGGTGCACGCGATCGGAGAGGATGCGTTTCGCGACGGCCTTCGAACCTACTTCCGGCGCCACCGGTTCGGAAATGCGAACCTCGCCGACTTCCTGGCCGCTCTCCAGGAGGGAAGCGGCACCGACCTCGTCTCCTGGTCGGCCCGATGGCTGCGCACTGCCTCGCTGAACACGCTCGCCGCCTCCTACAAGACGGCCGAAGGCAAGGTGACCGACCTGGAGCTCCGCCAAACCGCTCTCGAAGACCATCCGGTTCTGCGATCCCACCACGTCGAGGTGGCCCTCATCGACCCATCCGGGAAGTTGTCGGTGGTGCCGGGTGTGATCGACGACCTATCCGCTCCGGTGGCCGGGGCCGAGGGTTTGCCCGCTCCCGCCTTCGTGTTCCCCAATCACGGCGACCATGGGTACGCCAAAGTGGCTCTCGACGAGGCCTCCATCGCCTATGCCCACGAGAACCTCGGTGGCCTCGGCGACCCGCTGCTCCGCCAGCTGGTGTGGGAGGCGTTGTGGGAGATGGTGCGCGATCGAACCCTCAAGTCGACGACCTACCTCGACCTGGTGGCCCGGCATCTACTCAGCGAACAGTCGCTCCCGATCATCCACATGGTCACGGCCACGGTGGGGGCGACCGTTACCAGGTACATCCCCGAGGACCGGATCGACGCCGAGGCGACCCGGTTCGTCGACGGCGCACTCGCCGCTATCAGCAAGGCTCCTCCCGGCGACCACCGGGTTCTCTGGGCGCGAGCTCTCATCGGCCTGGCCTTGTCGCCGGCGGACGCCAAGAAGGCCGCCGCCCTGGTGGACGACCCCCCGTCGGGGCTGACCGTGGACCAGGACATGCGGTGGAGCGTGGCAATCCGCTGGGCCGCGCTCGGTATCGACGGGGCGGACGAGCGGCTGGCTACGGAGCGCGAGCGCGACAAGTCGGACCGCGGCGACCGTGCCATGACGACTGCGGCGGTGGCCCGCCCCGACCCGATGGCCAAGAAGGAGGCCTGGGAACGCCTCCACGCCGATGGCTATCCCTCGCTGCGAGTCGCGATCGCTGCCGCCGGAGGCTTCTGGCAGCGCAGCCAGGCCGATCTGCTCGAGCCCTTCCTCGCCCCATTCTTCGAGGGGCTGACCGGGGTGTTCGAAGAGCGCGAAGCCGAAGCCGCCAAGGCCTACTTCCAATCGCTGTTCCCCCGTCATGTGGTCGAGGAGACGATCAGGGCGCGGGTAACCGGGGTCTTCGACGGCGGCGAGATCCGCCCGATGCTGCGGCGCCTGCTGATCGAGGCCGACGACGACGTGCGCCGGGCCATCGAGTGTCGGGAGTTGGCGTCGGCCTGA
- the dapE gene encoding succinyl-diaminopimelate desuccinylase, with the protein MSLVDDLVWLIDIPSPTGAEDALRDAVAERLSGLAPQIIGRSVVVGHRTGRPLISLYGHLDTVPEQGNLPAKVEGGRVHGLGASDMKGGLAVMVALLEDESVRGGPFDVLGVFYDAEEGPAAGNGLERVLDEAPVLLESEFAVVMEPTDGELQLGCQGAINARVEFHGVSAHSARPWLGENAITKAGSWLAEMHERGWRDVEVAGLTFKETFAVTLAEGGVAANMIPPRFVLNLNHRYPPDRSVEEAEAMVREACAAADSVEIVDRAMAAPIPEDNPHLGRLRGMVSTVSAKTAWTDVARLAARGVPAVNYGPGEVAQAHKQDESAPAATLGQCFEVMRRFLSA; encoded by the coding sequence GTGAGCCTGGTCGACGACCTCGTCTGGCTGATCGACATTCCTTCGCCGACAGGGGCCGAGGACGCGCTGCGCGATGCGGTCGCCGAACGTCTCTCGGGTCTCGCCCCGCAGATCATCGGAAGATCGGTGGTGGTGGGGCACCGCACGGGGCGACCCCTGATCTCGCTGTACGGGCATCTCGACACCGTCCCCGAGCAGGGCAACCTCCCGGCAAAGGTCGAAGGGGGGCGGGTTCATGGCCTGGGGGCGTCAGACATGAAGGGTGGCTTGGCGGTGATGGTCGCCCTGCTGGAGGATGAGTCGGTTCGCGGTGGGCCCTTCGATGTGCTCGGGGTTTTCTATGACGCCGAGGAGGGTCCGGCCGCGGGCAACGGGCTCGAACGGGTGCTCGACGAGGCACCTGTTCTGCTCGAGAGCGAGTTCGCGGTGGTGATGGAACCGACCGACGGTGAACTCCAGTTGGGCTGCCAGGGGGCGATCAACGCACGGGTCGAATTCCACGGCGTGTCGGCGCACAGCGCCCGGCCCTGGCTCGGGGAGAACGCCATCACCAAGGCGGGCTCGTGGCTGGCGGAGATGCACGAGCGTGGATGGCGAGATGTCGAGGTCGCCGGCCTCACCTTCAAGGAGACGTTCGCGGTGACCCTCGCCGAGGGCGGGGTGGCAGCCAACATGATCCCCCCACGGTTCGTGCTCAACCTCAACCACCGGTATCCGCCCGATCGCTCGGTCGAGGAAGCCGAGGCAATGGTCAGGGAGGCCTGCGCCGCCGCCGACTCCGTGGAGATCGTCGATCGGGCGATGGCAGCGCCCATCCCAGAGGACAACCCTCACCTCGGCCGGCTGCGGGGAATGGTTTCGACCGTATCGGCCAAGACCGCGTGGACAGATGTCGCCAGGCTCGCCGCCCGCGGTGTGCCGGCGGTCAACTACGGGCCGGGCGAGGTCGCCCAGGCCCACAAGCAGGACGAGAGCGCCCCTGCGGCGACACTCGGTCAGTGCTTCGAGGTGATGCGGCGCTTCCTCAGCGCGTAG
- the gatB gene encoding Asp-tRNA(Asn)/Glu-tRNA(Gln) amidotransferase subunit GatB, with amino-acid sequence MRYEPVIGIETHVELSTASKMFCGCPAGFGGEPNTNVCPVCLGLPGALPVPNERAIQWTVALGIALGCEITQHSVFHRKNYFYADLPKNYQISQFDLPLCVGGHLEVDPGSGARRVGITRVHLEEDTGKSTHLGGGGRIHDAEGALIDFNRSGIPLMEVVSEPDIRTPEEARAYAQELRAIVLALGISDARLEEGSFRFDANVSLRPEGDEALGVKVEVKNMNSMRSLQRALAFEIDRQTALLDDGEPIAQETRHWDEEAGRTQPGRSKEESSDYRYFPEPDLVPLQTNPDVVERIRSGLPELPALRRARYVTLGIEPTAAATLVAGDLANLFDATVAAGGDPRAAANWLTGEVAAHLNRTGAAPADISLDGASLAELIGMVGGGDLSATAAKEVLIGVLAGEGSPREIATTRDLLQVSDESALGPEVDSVLAAHPDEVGRIREGEERLVGFLVGQVMKATGGKADPRLVDRLIRERVGL; translated from the coding sequence GTGAGATACGAACCTGTCATCGGCATCGAGACCCACGTCGAGCTGTCGACCGCTTCAAAGATGTTCTGTGGATGCCCCGCCGGGTTCGGCGGGGAGCCGAACACCAATGTCTGCCCGGTCTGTCTCGGGCTGCCGGGAGCGCTTCCGGTACCCAACGAGCGCGCCATCCAGTGGACGGTGGCGCTGGGCATCGCCCTCGGTTGCGAGATAACCCAGCACTCGGTGTTTCACCGCAAGAACTACTTTTACGCCGACCTCCCCAAGAACTATCAGATCTCCCAGTTCGATCTCCCGCTCTGCGTCGGCGGCCATCTCGAAGTCGACCCCGGGTCGGGAGCGCGGCGAGTCGGGATCACCCGGGTGCACCTCGAGGAGGACACCGGCAAGAGCACCCACCTCGGCGGTGGGGGCCGAATCCACGACGCCGAGGGGGCGCTCATCGACTTCAACCGGTCGGGCATCCCGCTGATGGAGGTCGTTTCGGAGCCCGATATCAGAACGCCTGAGGAGGCCCGCGCCTATGCCCAGGAGTTGCGGGCGATCGTGCTCGCCCTCGGCATCTCCGACGCCCGGCTCGAGGAGGGAAGTTTTCGATTCGACGCGAACGTCTCGCTCAGGCCCGAGGGTGACGAGGCATTAGGGGTGAAGGTCGAGGTCAAGAACATGAACTCGATGCGGTCGCTGCAGCGTGCCCTCGCCTTCGAGATCGATCGGCAGACGGCGCTCCTCGACGACGGGGAGCCCATCGCCCAGGAGACCCGCCATTGGGACGAGGAGGCGGGCCGTACCCAGCCGGGGCGCAGCAAAGAGGAGTCGAGCGACTATCGCTACTTCCCCGAGCCTGATCTTGTCCCGCTCCAGACCAATCCGGATGTCGTCGAGCGCATTCGAAGCGGACTACCCGAGCTTCCGGCCCTGCGGAGGGCGCGCTACGTCACGCTGGGGATCGAGCCCACCGCGGCAGCGACTCTCGTCGCCGGCGACCTCGCCAACCTGTTCGACGCCACGGTTGCCGCCGGCGGCGACCCGCGGGCAGCCGCCAACTGGCTGACCGGCGAAGTCGCCGCTCACCTGAATCGCACCGGGGCCGCGCCGGCTGACATCTCGCTCGACGGGGCAAGCCTCGCCGAGTTAATCGGGATGGTCGGAGGTGGCGATCTCTCGGCGACTGCAGCGAAGGAGGTCCTGATCGGGGTGCTGGCGGGAGAAGGTTCGCCTCGGGAGATTGCGACGACCCGCGACTTGCTCCAGGTCTCGGACGAGTCGGCGCTCGGGCCCGAGGTCGACTCCGTTCTCGCCGCGCACCCCGACGAGGTGGGCAGGATTCGGGAGGGAGAGGAGCGGCTCGTCGGCTTCCTCGTCGGCCAGGTGATGAAGGCCACCGGCGGCAAAGCCGATCCCCGCCTCGTCGACCGGCTGATTCGGGAGCGGGTCGGGCTTTGA
- the gatC gene encoding Asp-tRNA(Asn)/Glu-tRNA(Gln) amidotransferase subunit GatC translates to MPIEIDIAKVARLARIGLTPEELVHYEQQLQVILEHAARVQALPTDGVAPTAHPLPMVNAFRSDEVEPTLDREEVLSQAPDREGPYFRVPPFLDE, encoded by the coding sequence ATGCCCATCGAGATCGACATCGCCAAGGTGGCGCGTCTGGCCCGCATCGGGCTGACGCCCGAGGAACTCGTCCACTATGAGCAGCAGCTCCAGGTGATTCTCGAACACGCCGCCCGGGTGCAGGCGCTTCCCACCGACGGGGTCGCTCCCACCGCCCACCCCCTCCCCATGGTCAACGCCTTTCGTTCCGACGAGGTGGAGCCCACCCTCGACCGTGAGGAGGTGCTCTCCCAGGCCCCCGATCGTGAGGGCCCCTACTTCCGCGTTCCGCCATTCCTGGACGAGTGA
- the gatA gene encoding Asp-tRNA(Asn)/Glu-tRNA(Gln) amidotransferase subunit GatA, which translates to MDLADLTIAEAGARLRSGDLTAVDLLAAVRRRVSMTEAILHAYLTIDADGATAAAVEADAAFSRGEDRGPLHGIPIALKDNMVTRGIETTCSSRILAGYIPPYDATVVERLKTGGAVILGKTNLDEFAMGSSTENSAYGTTRNPWNPDRVPGGSSGGSAAAVAVGSAFGAFGSDTGGSIRQPASLCGVVGMKPTYGLVSRYGLIAFASSLDQIGPIGRTVADTVTLFEAVAGHDPADATSFRGSYPDPRVDLDKGVKGLRIGIVRELSGDGIQPGVAAAFQATVDRLDAAGAAVKEVSLPSTEFALSAYYLIAPAECSANLARFDGVRYGPRVDGDSVEAMMSATRRDGFGPEVTRRILLGTYALSAGYYDAFYGQAQKVRTLVMEDFKKAYAEVDVLVTPTSPTTAFEVGERADDPLAMYLSDICTIPSNLSGDPAVSVPVGLDEDGLPVGFQVLAPALGEAVMFRVAAEVERLSGFDIRPELASSEGAR; encoded by the coding sequence ATGGACCTCGCCGACCTCACCATCGCCGAGGCCGGGGCGCGCCTCCGATCGGGTGATCTCACCGCGGTCGATCTGCTCGCTGCCGTCCGCCGTCGGGTCTCGATGACCGAGGCCATCCTCCATGCGTATCTCACCATCGATGCCGATGGCGCCACCGCCGCCGCGGTGGAGGCCGACGCTGCCTTCTCCCGTGGGGAGGACCGCGGGCCGCTCCACGGGATTCCGATCGCCCTCAAGGACAACATGGTGACCCGGGGGATCGAGACCACCTGCTCGTCGCGAATCCTCGCCGGCTACATCCCGCCATACGACGCCACGGTCGTCGAGCGGCTCAAGACGGGCGGCGCCGTGATCCTCGGCAAGACCAACCTCGACGAGTTCGCCATGGGGTCGTCCACCGAGAACTCGGCCTACGGCACTACCCGCAACCCGTGGAACCCAGATCGGGTCCCCGGGGGCAGCAGCGGGGGCTCTGCGGCGGCTGTGGCGGTGGGCTCCGCCTTCGGAGCGTTCGGTTCCGACACCGGCGGGTCGATCCGCCAGCCTGCCTCGCTGTGCGGTGTCGTGGGGATGAAGCCCACCTACGGGCTCGTCAGCCGTTACGGACTGATCGCGTTCGCCTCCTCGCTGGATCAGATCGGCCCCATCGGCAGAACCGTCGCCGACACGGTCACCCTCTTCGAGGCGGTGGCTGGACATGACCCCGCCGACGCCACCTCGTTCCGGGGGAGCTACCCCGATCCGCGGGTGGACCTCGACAAGGGGGTCAAGGGGCTTCGGATCGGGATCGTGCGGGAGTTGTCGGGCGACGGCATCCAGCCGGGCGTCGCCGCCGCCTTCCAGGCGACTGTCGATCGCCTTGACGCCGCCGGTGCGGCGGTGAAGGAGGTCTCGCTTCCTTCCACCGAGTTCGCCCTCAGCGCCTACTACCTGATCGCCCCGGCAGAATGCTCGGCCAACCTCGCCCGGTTCGATGGGGTCCGTTACGGGCCGCGGGTCGACGGTGACAGTGTCGAGGCGATGATGTCGGCGACCCGCCGCGACGGCTTCGGCCCGGAAGTCACCCGGCGCATCCTCCTCGGCACCTACGCCCTGTCGGCGGGCTACTACGACGCGTTCTACGGACAGGCGCAGAAGGTGCGCACATTGGTGATGGAGGACTTCAAGAAGGCTTACGCGGAGGTGGACGTCCTGGTGACACCGACCAGTCCCACCACTGCGTTCGAGGTGGGGGAGCGGGCCGACGACCCGCTGGCGATGTATCTGAGCGACATCTGCACGATCCCCTCGAACCTCAGCGGCGATCCCGCCGTCTCGGTGCCGGTTGGTCTGGACGAGGATGGCTTGCCGGTCGGGTTCCAGGTGCTGGCCCCCGCGCTCGGCGAAGCCGTGATGTTCCGGGTGGCGGCGGAGGTCGAACGGCTTTCGGGTTTCGACATTCGCCCCGAGCTGGCTTCCTCGGAGGGGGCCCGGTGA
- a CDS encoding HAD family phosphatase, producing the protein MNRPAAVVFDCDGVLVDSEPHSVAAWIDVLTTLDHPAGVPEIEACTGFGFDPTHDFLSAIAPLPPKPDVWPMLLSALDRSFDRALSVFPDGIATLEACEAAGLPVAVASASPRGRLDLTLRAAGLGGRFAVSVSGDDVARGKPAPDCYLAAARRLDVEPAECVAIEDSGTGAEASIAAGMRTIAVVRPMSDRAALIASGAEVVDLLTPDLLGL; encoded by the coding sequence TTGAACCGCCCGGCGGCGGTCGTCTTCGACTGCGACGGGGTGCTCGTGGACTCCGAGCCGCATTCGGTGGCTGCCTGGATCGACGTTCTCACCACGCTCGACCACCCGGCGGGCGTTCCCGAGATCGAGGCCTGCACCGGGTTCGGGTTCGACCCGACGCATGACTTTCTCTCGGCGATCGCCCCGTTGCCGCCCAAGCCGGATGTGTGGCCGATGCTGTTGTCCGCCCTCGACAGGTCGTTCGACCGCGCCCTGAGCGTGTTCCCCGACGGGATCGCCACGCTGGAGGCGTGCGAGGCGGCGGGACTTCCAGTCGCGGTGGCGTCGGCCAGCCCTCGCGGTCGGCTCGATCTGACCCTCCGCGCGGCCGGGCTCGGGGGGCGCTTCGCCGTCTCGGTCTCGGGCGACGACGTGGCGCGTGGAAAGCCGGCGCCGGATTGCTACCTCGCCGCGGCCCGAAGGCTGGACGTGGAGCCTGCCGAGTGTGTGGCGATAGAAGACAGCGGCACCGGGGCGGAGGCCTCGATCGCCGCCGGCATGCGCACGATCGCCGTGGTCAGACCAATGTCGGATCGAGCCGCGCTGATAGCCTCAGGAGCGGAAGTGGTGGACCTCTTGACCCCCGACCTGCTGGGGCTGTAA